TCAATTACTCGGTAACATGATTTATCAAATTAACATTTAGAATTTTTTGGGGATCTAAAACCAGCAAGAATCCATCTGGGAGAGGGTAACTTCCGGCTAGCATCCAACGAATTTTACCTTTTAAGGTTGTAGGTGGGGGTTGAAACTTATTTTGTGGAAACTCTAAGACATCGCCAACATCATCGACGAACAGACTGACTACTTCATCCTCAAAACTTACAATCAGATTAAATCCCTGGAACTCATCTACAAGTTTTATATTTGATTGTGTCTGTTGTTGGCTCATCTCTAATCGACGTTGCAAATCGATGACAGTAATAATTTGTCCGCGTAAATTAATTAAGCCACAGATATCTGGTGGGGCTAGGGGTATACGAGTTATTGTTTGTGGGCGAATCACTTCTTGAACGTGTCGCACGTTAATACCAAAATAAACTCCTTGAAGAAAAAACGTACAAATTTGTTGTTCAGCCATTAGTCATCAATTGCAGTAAATGAGGGTTAGCAATGCGAATTACAGCCTCAATATCAAGGATTTCTGTAATTTTACCCTGAAATACAGCGCAAAACAGTATACCTGGTCTACTAGAGACACCTGTGATTATCAGTGGTTCTTCTACAATGTCAAGAATGCGATCAACGACTAGTGCCAAGCTGAGTTCTGAGGAGGGGGAGACAATCACTATCTGGAGAGTCTCTGCAAGGTTTGTCTGAATGCGATCGCGGAGATCATTTTTATCACTAGGGGAAAATATCTTGTGCAGGTCAATTAGTGGCAAAATTTTACCGTAAGACTGTATGACATCTTGATTACCTACTTTCTCTACCGCAGAGCAAAGAATCTCTTCAAGGCGAAAGGCAATGGTCAATGGAATGCCCATACGAGCGCCTGCGGGTCCCTCAAACAATAATATTGTTTGGCGATCTATAACTTGCTCTTGGTCTTTTGTCGCGT
The Calothrix sp. 336/3 DNA segment above includes these coding regions:
- a CDS encoding chemotaxis protein CheW; the protein is MAEQQICTFFLQGVYFGINVRHVQEVIRPQTITRIPLAPPDICGLINLRGQIITVIDLQRRLEMSQQQTQSNIKLVDEFQGFNLIVSFEDEVVSLFVDDVGDVLEFPQNKFQPPPTTLKGKIRWMLAGSYPLPDGFLLVLDPQKILNVNLINHVTE